cggtataaaattacctacgtcctcgggcaccgacgatcaatccactacttcttgacaaagtacaactttgaggtgtgttttacaaatgaagagttcagctctttatatagcttcaacctcaagtccaaaaaacacttctctccaatgtgggacaaataatacaaaaaattcaaaacaactttttataccaatgtagaactattctaccaatgtgggacaaaaaacaacaatcaCAACCTCCTCTCACAACCTAAAAGTGAACAGATCCCTTGCCCAACTTGTGGAATAAAACACAGAATCAATCAAAGCTTCCTTGTTCTATATCGATCATTAGAGAAGCCAGCTCTGCCCGACCAAAACACAGCCTTCCTCGGCCTTCAAACAGGTCAAGGGCACCTTAGGTCTTATTCTCTAATGACTGCAAGAGAAAAGAGAAGCTAAGAATGAAACCTATAGTCTAGTTTTGTCCATCACTATTCTGATGTAGAGGATCCACACTAAATGTGGCAACCACAGAGCATACTGTGTTTGGGACaatccatggttttaaataacggccgttacgtagcgtaacggccgatacgtaacggaaATCGGAAGCCccgaaaccgatacgggccgataatgcggttcggaaaaaattcaaGGCCGTAACGGCACGTAACGGCCGATTCTCCAACGTTACACTTCGTAacgtccgttacggaccgttacatggccgacagTCGCAGATTCGCTGAAGGATTTCTGCTgcaggcagcaggcagcagcgctgctttccccctccccagtccccacactcatctgccattcaaagggtaaaatggaaagttacaaactgaccttgaaaatttgttggcgCCTGGCGgaagcaataagaaggcttcgaagcctgagagtgagcacaccgaggctaccgagcagatctactcatcttGCAGTTCCAGCAACTTGGCGAGTCACCAGCGACGGCGAAAGGTCTGCAGcagctccgccagtcgtcgcagtcggcaccttcctccgccagtcgtcgcagtcgccACCAGCCAGCCTCTCGTTTTAAGCTTCGGAGGCTCGGAGCTTGGCGTCATCTCTGCTTTGTGCTTCGCAGTTCGCAGCCTTCGCTCCTTCGAGTTCCCTCGAATCCCTCCCCTCTCTCGCTCTGAGTCGACTACCAGGCCCAGCGTATGAGACACTCTAACTATtaacactcaacacccacagcacttttcattatgttttttttttttttaaattatattttgttgttcacagcacttttcattctgttttttttttttaattatattttgttgttcccacagcacttttcattatgtttttttttttttaaattatattttgttgttcccacagcacttttcattctgttttttttttaaattatattttgttgtaaaataggtttgttaaattgaattaaaaaaaaaaaagtaatttaatagagtaaaaaattagaaatcattaataattatgtaaaataaaattttcttaatttataaatattttaattgtattatattttttgaaagataattatgaaaattaattccatgacatagcaagcaattattaatagtatataattaatattttttaaggttagtaaataattaatatttaccaataataattgaagccttttttataataatatttgaatatcaataatccactactgcattcaccatctaaacaaagcattaaaataatgtatgtacacaagacatccatgtgatggcattttatattatctaggcttaattgagctatatttttcaccattcttaaagaattctaaggaatactctgcacaattattataatatttagtcttaggatttgccaaattctaaggaatactctgcacaattattataatatttagtcttaggatttgccaaacttatagaaataaaattaattcatggcaccaattggctaacatactatttatgtcaGCTGGACAAAGTGgttattttgataaagaagatatcatattcactcccatctattgaaaaaatattgaataatgttcatattataaaataaaaaaaaattaaataacatctgtcacccattttatgttacatgtgtatctacttgccatttcttgagtagggtgaccctgtttattaatattttttaagttttaatacatcattttgaccttaaatttaaaattaggtaaaataaatgtttacatctattttttgtttttagttatcaaataaagtaaaatttgataacttaataataaaaaaattaacctaatagttaatacattaataaatctgatttttactaattactactggaatttatagaaaatttaattttaatccatatactgagaaaatgcttaaaaaattaaatagtcaatttgtaatgtatggatctctatttgtgatgctatgatgtatatgaaagtagagcaaaaatctttttcacctgttaatttcttatagttataaatgaaaataaaatcaagctatgaaaaataataaaaatatctttttaaagataaagaaatatattttttttgtaataaaatatctaatattttataattttgtttatttaaatataaaaataataaacattacttattatttttaatcaaatattatactttatttttacgtaataagtatttaaaattaggactatttagtacttattatttaatatttactaaattactaattatattattcctgtcattgtagaaaggttgtaactttgtattttcttatattttgtgtagagatcatcaaattaagtctatcaatatgtcacgtgatagaggaaatgaaaacttacctagtgaggatattggatggcattttggtactgcggtagacggtaatagacatgttattatgtgtaagttatgtgggaagataatcaaagggggcattacacgcttgaaacaacacttggcacataaaaagggtcaagtagctggatgctcaaatgtgaccacacaagtaagagaacaaatgatgaaacatctacaacagtatgctgagaagaaaagagataaacaaaaaaggcaagaagaagcagaagcccaaattagaggagattttgagaatttgagcgatgaagaagacttagaagaagaaagtatgagatttgctcgacaagaaagcatgcgatcacaacaacaatgggaagaaagacaaagatttcgagcaagaacaactggaagaggtaatatttatgaagagggaggtggctctggcagtggtgctaccagtggtttcaatagagcaggagctcgatcttatagtggtcgagaagctggaggtagtggacgacaatggatcaatcctgatgcccctgaagctagactaaaggcaatggatcctattttagaaagaagcaagagtgcgaaacaaccaaaactcaacacaaagttactgaaaggtttaagaagtaaattaggaaaagcggttggaaaattcctaatttataatcggattccagcgaatgtagctgactctccatttatgcaacctatgcttgatattgctgcagaggttggaaagggggtgaagggtccatcaccctatgagatatctgaaatttatttggagcaagagtatcaagaaatgaaaaattatatagcttctttgctggaatttggaaggaaagaggtgtaacacttatgtgtgatggttggtcaggaccaactagaaaacacattataaactttttagtttattgcgatagaggcaccgtgtttcacaaatcagttgatgcctctgatgtgccaagcagaacagctgaatattatttcaggtaattttctaattttaattgtatatgcaaatagtattatggacttgcatgtttttaattaaatagtagtaattattgaatctataatttcatttcagattaatggatgaggtggttgaagaaattggagaggagaatgttgttcaagtagtgactgataatgaagctgcaatgaaggcaggaggaaaattattgatgcagaagaggcccaatctctattggacagcatgtgcagctcattgcatagaccttattcttgaagatattggtaagaaaagtaacgtgaagaaggtcttagaagatgcaagaacaataacctcatttatttacaaccacacatggacagtgaatttcatgaagaaattcacaaataatagagagttacttcgccctgccatcactcgatttgccacaaatttcattgctttggagactattgtcaggcataaacaagcactaagggaaatgtttacatctgatgcttggaaaaactcaagatttggaatggcaaaatcaggcccagcatatgattcgaagaaaattatcttaggcaaagagttttggcaaaaggcctctgatataattaaagtgcaagaacccttggtgaaagttcttaaattggttgatggtgatgaaaaaccaaccatgggcttcatatacgaggcaattgatagggcgaagttggccattcaaaaagattgccggttttacaaagattattggaaaattattgacaaccggtggagttttcagttgcaccaagatttgcacgctgctggtaagtgtaaatcaaatacaatttcttattattttaacttttaaattatgcatagttgcattagaaaactattgattaatatgtttctaaatttaattgtagggtattttttgaacccacaatttctttatggtgccccaccctctcctgaagttgctagagaagtcatggatggagttaaaaaagtgataaccaagttggtacccgatatagatactcaaattcgggctattaatcaagtaagtattggttccattaaattgaataatgaattgttctagtattctgtaatacttttaagaataattattaatacatctaattaattaattttatttcacaatcatccttttttagttgttgctatatcgagataggcaagagacttttggaaccccattggctcaaagggcagtgaaacaaacaaatcctggtaaatatgactatatagctaaataatggaaaattactctattttctctctttgtgttcaaatttgacttttgaaatacgctatactaatataaaactctttttaattattaatgcagctgaatggtggattcattatggcttgtgtgctcctgaactccaaagaatagcaattagagttcttagccagaccacatcagcttcgaactgtgagcgtaattggagcacctttagcctcatccatacgaaaacaagaaatagattaaagtacatgagactacaaaaacttgttttcgtacattacaacatgaggttaaagttaagacgtacaatgagaagaagccaacgagaaattgaagagggtttcaatcctatcaatttggactacattttcgaagaagatgatcctttaagtcaatggttagaggagagagagacaccactactcgacggtcaggacaattcaa
This genomic stretch from Malania oleifera isolate guangnan ecotype guangnan chromosome 3, ASM2987363v1, whole genome shotgun sequence harbors:
- the LOC131152286 gene encoding uncharacterized protein LOC131152286 — protein: MCDGWSGPTRKHIINFLVYCDRGTVFHKSVDASDVPSRTAEYYFRLMDEVVEEIGEENVVQVVTDNEAAMKAGGKLLMQKRPNLYWTACAAHCIDLILEDIGKKSNVKKVLEDARTITSFIYNHTWTVNFMKKFTNNRELLRPAITRFATNFIALETIVRHKQALREMFTSDAWKNSRFGMAKSGPAYDSKKIILGKEFWQKASDIIKVQEPLVKVLKLVDGDEKPTMGFIYEAIDRAKLAIQKDCRFYKDYWKIIDNRWSFQLHQDLHAAGYFLNPQFLYGAPPSPEVAREVMDGVKKVITKLVPDIDTQIRAINQLLLYRDRQETFGTPLAQRAVKQTNPAEWWIHYGLCAPELQRIAIRVLSQTTSASNCERNWSTFSLIHTKTRNRLKYMRLQKLVFVHYNMRLKLRRTMRRSQREIEEGFNPINLDYIFEEDDPLSQWLEERETPLLDGQDNSNWLNEEVGGTTEGGDQPPINAHDDSSSSPERTQSDDNLGLSPPSDDDGNSGAGAGVGGGGSGGGGGGGVEYNYGYDTGTSFGRDIYPSDPYGLHDIPENYDLGIPPRNQSSQPRRRSARGDPNDSTEDSYGVVRSFGDFGLDGSSSQSYGSHPAYPHYASRDSHFYPSGSGISGSSESSSTHYPEPAPAPTYRHYSGEFSSPVHFQEQQQNDVNLGSFNYVFPQGWGDNFPSQSQDTDANYEDPPRHSFWW